From Syntrophales bacterium, a single genomic window includes:
- a CDS encoding STAS domain-containing protein, with the protein MEITTTVERDTITVERDIMTVTPKGRIDAVTAADFEKELTRLSGEGYRYFLLDLHALDYISSAGLRSILAFAKTLKGKDGRLVFTSLQGPVKDVFRISGFGSIFKLCETKEEAFREF; encoded by the coding sequence ATGGAAATCACAACCACTGTTGAACGAGACACCATTACCGTGGAGCGGGACATCATGACCGTCACACCCAAAGGCAGGATCGACGCGGTGACGGCGGCCGATTTCGAGAAGGAATTAACCCGTCTCTCCGGGGAGGGATACCGCTATTTCCTGCTGGACCTGCATGCCCTGGATTATATATCGAGCGCCGGTCTCCGGAGCATTCTGGCTTTCGCCAAAACCCTGAAAGGGAAGGACGGGCGCCTGGTATTCACCTCTCTTCAGGGACCCGTCAAGGACGTCTTCCGCATTTCCGGCTTCGGTTCTATCTTCAAACTCTGCGAAACAAAAGAAGAAGCGTTCCGGGAGTTCTGA